In the Parasteatoda tepidariorum isolate YZ-2023 chromosome X2, CAS_Ptep_4.0, whole genome shotgun sequence genome, CgcccattaaattaaaaaaatttaatttattaaacgcAGACTATTTATTGCTTACTAGTacatgtcatatttttttacattgttgtCGCCATTGTCAAAGCATTCCATAAGTCTGGGTAGAAGCTTTTATATTCCATGGTCATAGAACTTTGCCGCCAGTTGTCAGAACCACATTTCAACTTCAATTTTGATCTCCTAATCGTCAACGTAAGTTTTGCTGTGGAATGCGAACGACGTGCTGCTGATTAAAGGCAcaccattaaattaaaaaatgacctGGAGTGAAATGTTCCAGGTTACAGTCCGTGTTGCCAACAGACTATCAAAAACTTTTCCTTTGCAGATAacggtgaaatatttttacttttcgaaAACGCCTCTTAGCAGTAACCGTTTTTTAATAGTATGTttgtaaaatgctttatttgtgCTCCATTGCATTTGTCTtctagtcaaaaatatttattgagcttttttttctttcaggatTGTACTTGGGATGATCATGCTTATTCCCTCCTAAATGAGTATTACAGTGATGTTGGAACAGttttagatgaaaaatttaaagttgctTATGATCTCACCTATTATAcgttagtttttattatttttttttacataaactaaCTGAAAACTGCATTTGTCACTGCACCTTATTCTattatctattatattttaagataaatcgGTTTAATACTGCGAAATTGCATTTGTCATATgcatgatattaaattttcagaaagctTATGCAATCCATGTACAAAAAGTGGGtctctttattcttttaaaacaattttcctgACTTTACATTCTGGTGAATtgtgtaaaaatagttttttttaaataaattctactgTGATGATCTCCATGATGCATACGAAATACTGAATTCTTCAACTTCTtgagttttctttaaatgattaaagAGCCTGGTTGAAATCAGGTACCAAGaggcaatcttttttttttttttttaatattttgcaagattttggatttaaaaaccTGCTATAGTTATGTTAAACCTTTCTCTAAggtcatttaataaaacaattgttaatggtaaaatgcattttggaaTGGCTTCCTGCTAATGCTGTGTTAGCTAAAGctaatgtttcttaattttttttaaatgttgcttaGATCATTTCTCAACTAAGCTTTTCAGCCATTAgttcttctaaaaatttaacatgaaaaCTTCAGCTTTTAGAGACAAACAAATCGTTATTTTATAACACGAgtaaataatatagatattatGGTCAATTACTGTACATTTATATTATGGTCAATTACAATATCTGCGAACCCTTTAATCGAATCTCCTCACACGTTAGGCGAAACATAAAACTAAGCAAAAGCTAAACTTgtttgaattatgtttttttattactttcttattattttttaataaaagatttgaaTGGCTCTATATTAATagtaggaaggaaaaaaatagaggAGTCCATGACTGGGGGGTGTCACCAAAAACTCTGAAGCGAGGAAGTAGTTGTCCTTCTAACTTGCGCTATCTGTCAGCAGATTTCTCTTATAACAGTAATTCAGCTCCTTCATGTCCCAGATTGCAATAATATACTTCATATATTGTGACTATTATCAGTtctaatttctattttgtttctgcaaaaaaattcttcaattgctcattttcatttgtaattttgatgttattttttgcagaatgGGTCACAAAGAAAATGTTGATACCACCATTTTTCGACGCGCTGTTTGGaactatattcataaaatatatggtattatTCATGATGACtacaattatttagaaatggAGGATTTATTGGATTTTGGATTTAGATCTTATGCTCAGACTGTGTGTTTTTatcctgaaaaaattaaaaaagatgctCATGATGAGATTATGCGAGCTTTTAGACATTCTGAGAaggtaagaaaaaattctagtttttattactttgaagAAAACAGTTActatatgttaaatattaaacacataCTGAgacaaggattttttttacgtGTTAATTCTAAAGTATTTAAACTCTGTTGTCCCATTCGTTgcgaattttaatgaattattttaaaaaaatcatttacccaattaaaaaagtgataatgtTACTGAAGAAGTTTGAAAtgcttttatgttttattttattattattattttttaaagaaaataatttttaataaaaaatgttttttctatttaacatGTTCAGTAATAATCTCCTCcttgttaataattaaatcgGAAAAGTATGCACATGAGAGATCACTAAGTTGAAATCTAAGAAGGAAAATCCgcaaagaaaatcaaaaactttaccAAAACCTGATTAATGACTGCTCAGAAAGgggaaacagaaaaaaaatttatttcaaaaccagtttgatagCTTGGTGAACTTATAAGGTTGTTCAAATAATTGCCCTTCACCTCCTTCCCGTTCACTCTGAAAACTGAACAGACATGATTCATCAAGTCTTGAtaacattttttgctttttctttcattaaacataaatttttgtccttcaaaatatatattttgttgactatattttttgaaaactattttttgctttttcttccttaaacataaatttttgtccTTCAAAGTGTATATTGTGttgactaaattttttgaaaactttttttgctttttctttcactaaactttaatttttgtccCTCAAAGTGTATATTTTGTTGACGAcatttttgacaagaattctAAAGATACATAAGAGTGGTGAATATGAAACAGTCTGTGTTTTAAACTttctaagaatatatttttaaaaaaaatattttattttattttaattcgaattttattacttaattttaaaaaaatttatttattttccaaattgactgctgctttaaaattcatttcataaattttctttgagaTTAGTGATTTTGAAAAGTAACAATTTTGTTAGGATTATCATTCTAATTCTATAATTCTTACTTTCAtttgtaatcaaatttattgtCCCACTGGTAGTTCtatttataatgatatattaTCACTTATAGGTTCATGTAAATCTAATGCTGTTTGAAGCTAGAATGCAGGCTGAACTCTTATATGCCCTTTCTGCCATAATGCACTATATGACATGACCTTCTTGAAGAGGGAAATGTTGGTTCAtgtaaaaaactcaaaaataataaaaatcatatgtaGATTAGATGAATGTattgtacatatatatttcaacttAATAACTGTTCATCATATGAGAATTATCCATAAAACTAAGTCACTATATTGttgaacttaattttatgaattaattcgCATAATCTAATTCAATCATATGATACCATTATATcatataattgaattataaattaattaaattgcatcATATGACGATAATCCCTACAACTCTTAAACTGGTTTTGTCGTATGATTGAATCATTTGGTGATAATACTCAATCATTTTATGGTTGATTGCATATATCTTGACTGtatagttatttttctattgaagtTGTTTTAATAAAGGTTATTAGTTCATTATTTTCCGTGACTTTACTTGTCTATGTAATTGATTCTGTAacacagtgtttcccaaagtgtggacGCGTATcgccaggggtacgggaacagtttagcggggatATGCGTTCTTACatgaaatatcttgcaacaagcgaaaatttcaaagaatttcgtttaaaaacaCAGCTAGCCCTGAAAAtgtacgattacgtatttttattttggctattttttgcagagttaacagttaataattagtggtgtcaacagccagttgtgattaaCTTTTGTGCAGTTTTTTATAGTAaagatttgtaataaattttgattatttttataaaatataatttttatccctATAACTATTATCACGGTAAAAGCAATATCATCCTtctcactgatgcaaataaacttattaacaaaacttggtaccaaaaaaaaattataattttttaaaaattacatttttttttattaggggtacacaacgttacgaaaaatttagaaagggtacactaaagttataagtttgggaaacactgccgtAACAGAAAATCACATGCTTTATCTAGTAAACGAAACTATGgaatattgaaatttacatGGTACCCACATTTCTGTTTGTCCCAATAGCAGTTCGAgattaaacatgaattttttaatatgcaagtaaattcaatttgaaaaatacttggAATACAGTTATATATCTTCATAGTATTCACGTTTTTAATTTGTCCACATTGTTATTCAAgataaaaaacatcaatttttttaataaacagggaaatttaaaaaataaaatcacttaaaaatctgaatataGAAATCTATGCGGTACACACATTTTTAATATGTCCAGATTGCAGCTGAAGTGGAAGCGTCACATTTTTTCATATACCTAGGCATTCTGTTGACttgtatttaatataacttAGCATAGATTTTTTTGGAATCCACGTCAAAAAGAATCATATAACTAAGGCTATCCTGgagtcatttattattatttatctgcgaaaaaacaaaaaagttttaaaattctgatcGATCGTTGTAAGGGAAAGGAAGAGCAAAGAAGGGATTAAAAGCATGGAATGAACTCGCCTTTCGTTAGGGACCATCTTAAAATTCCTGCTTccaataaattgatttaatcgTGTTAAATCAATAAGGATcgatcaaagttttaaaaaaggttgCTTTCTTTtccacttaaatattaatttttgactcTAGTGTTCATAGTTTATTTAAGGTTTGAGGGCACACTATCCAAAAATAATACACTTCCCAAATAGCACCTAACATTATTAGAAAATCCGAAATATCTAACGTTATTTTGCGCAActttcaaatattagaaatatacaAAAGTATACATTATTTACTTAGTAGTACAGAAATACCTACTTAAAATACATTACCGAATTCCGCTACCATCCATTTTCCTTCATCTTTCTccaaagtatattttatgttcagttgattttttttaaaatcaatattgcaaatctaattaagaaataaacttgagtagctaaacttttatttacaatttttttcttctttatacgatgagttttctgatgaattttatttcattgaccAATTctcaattgtttaattttaaattttttttgagaaataagccaattttatcaaaatttcaattgaattttcGTATGGAAGTATGttatgttacaatataatatctgaccaagtttcaaaaaaatgggTTAGTATTAAGGGGAAATAAgatgcattatatatatatatcagtcaTTTCTGTGGTTTGTAGAGGGAACCATATTGCTCCCCATTGAACGCCCGCCCTTATTTTTCTGTAACTATTTCCCTTGGTATGGTATTATATTATGTTACATAATAATATCTGACTGAGTTACaaaattataggttaatattaaagggaTTTATGTATACAGTATATGAACaacaattttctaatattaacaCTTTTATTATACTCGGCTGGCCACCCaaattgcaacaccaagaaAGACAAGAGATATCACAACCAGGGCCTGATTAACCATTAGGCCCGAGAGGCCTGGGCCTAGGGCCCCCAAATTTCTAGGGGCCCCCACAAACCTAGTTTTTTTCTGTGTTCATGTATATATGTCTCCCNCTCTTCTTGTTCCGGTGCATcccagaaagtaaaaaaagtgaagaaaggaaaatacgaaaatattgaAGAGAAACTGATGATATGGTTTAAACAAGCAAGATCCGCCAACATACCTGTCAACGGAACTCTTCTTAGAGGAAAAGCATTAGAGATTGCGGAGAAATTGAATGTTGATTTTACGCCTTCCAATGGATGGATTGATCGGATGAAAAAAAGAGCTGGTCtagtttataaaacaattaaaggagATTGTAACAGCGTTGATTTACAAGAAGCTGAAGAATGGAAAGCTAAATTACCTGAAATTATTTCAGGGTATCAaccaaagaacatttttaacatgGATGAATGTGGACTGTTTTTCAATCTTTTACCAGATAAAACTTTTGCCTTTAAAGGTGAACCCTGTCATGGCGGAAAAAACAGTAAAGAACGTTTGACAATTTTAGTTGGGGCCAGTATGAATGGTATAGAAAAATTACCGATTTTAGTTATCGGTAAATCGAAAAAACCAAGATGCTTTCGAAATGTTAAGTCACTGCCTTGTGATTATGACAGTAATCAAAAATCCTGGatgacaattaaaatttttgaaacgtatttgaaaaaattagacaGTAAGATgcgaaaagaaaaacgaaacatCATAATCTTCGTAGACAACTGCGCTGCTCATTCCAAGGAGAATAAGTACACTAACATCAAGTTGCAGTTCTTACCACCAAATTCTACTTCTGTTCTACAACCAATGGATCAGGGAGTTATTAAGGTATTTAAGCAGCATTATAAAATGCGACTTGTGAAACGGATGCTGGAAGGACTTGAAAATACTGGAGAGCTAAAAAAAGTCAATATGTTAGAAGCGATTGAGTTAATTGTATCAGCATGGGAATTAATAACACCATCTGCCATTGCTAACTGTTTTCGGAAAGCTGGATTCTCTGACGGAGATACAACTGAAGAATATCTCTTAGAAGCTGAATATGAAATATCAGATGAAGACGAAGAAACAAacgtaaattttgttaatgattggaagtcattcaaaaataaacttaatttcacAGCATCGTTTGAAGAATATGTATCCGTTGACGACGAAATTTTACCTTGTGATATGCTGACATTAGAGGATATTTGTGATGTTACAAATGATACAGAAGAATTCAGTGAAACTGAAGAAGATATTGCTAAACCACCTAGCTTTTCTGATGCCAGGAAAGGGCTGGATACTTTTAGGAAATGTATTTACACTGTTGAAAATGTACCCCcggaaatgtttaaatttttacagcagTTGGACAATTTTCACTTAAAGGTAGGTGAGAAAAGACAAAAACAAACCACTTTACACGATTTTTTCTCACAGAAATCTAGTTAATTATTGTAACAACGTATATTACAatgtatgaaacaaaaaataaagtaggttactttgtttttatttattagcaattttttttctaaatgaatattaaaattcaatatttatttcattaggctgagaatttaatataagttacaaaatttcaaattttttagttttttattaatgtgtttttaagtttCACCGTTTAATAAGTTTTCCCGTTTAATAAGTCGTTTCTTTCCACTCCCTTGAAAAACTTCTTAAACGGGTTCTACTGTATATCAGTAATTTCTGTGGTTTGTATAGAGGGaaccatattttactgtaacTATTTCCCTTGGTATGGTATTATATTATGTTACATAATAATATCTGACTGAGTTACaaaattataggttaatattaaagggaattatatttatgtatacagTATATGAACaacaattttctaatattaacaCTTTTATTATACACTGCTGGCCACCCaaattgcaacaccaagaaAGACAAGAGATAtcacaacaaaatttattttatagataacaTGTTGACCAAGtatcaaatgattaaatttataaacttctgTGAAGTGTGGTTCCTGCCAAAATCAGTAGCCAGAGTAGCCGCCATTGTTAGAGGTTACCGCTACCACACGCCTCGGCATTGATTCAAAGAGACTTCGGATGTGTTCTTGGGGTACAGCAAACCAAGCAACTTCCACACGCTGCCAAAGTTGATCTGGTCTGGTGTGGCAGCTGGGGATGTAATCTGGGTCAATCGTTGAACAATCATGAACCACATGCTTTCTATCGGTGAAAGATCCGGAGAGCGAACTGGCCATGGAAGCAATTCAATCTGGCGATTGACGAAGAACCCTTGGACAATGCGTGCTACTTGTGGTCGCTCATTGTCCTGTTGAAATATGGCTGTGGGTAAGCTCTGAAGGTAAGGAGGGACAACTGGCTCCAGCACCTCGGAGATGTAGCGTTGGCTGTTTAAAGTACCGGCAATGCGTACTAGAGGAGTGTGACAGTGATATCCAATACCTCCCCACACCATAATGCCCGGTGAAGGACCAATGTGGAGGTGCATAACGCAGCTGTTCAGCATCCTCTCTCCACGGTGTCTCCAGACTAGAATACGACCATCGTGGTGCTGCAGACAGAAGCGTGACTCGTCAGTAACAAGGGCGGCGCCAGTAGGGGGTCAGGGGGGCAATTGCACCCCTGTCGGNaggagagggaagggagaagggctaaaggcatgaaaccggtctctccccagatggcgtattcgagtgttgcgatcgcgaatagtctgatcacattttttttaaaaattatgtcaaaaattcatttacaaatgcctaataaaacattttgtagttgattttttatttatttatttttaagaatcagcaacaaaaattagtagaatattttgtaaattctatGTAATTGCAGTTTCACTGCATTACTCATAACTTTGCCCATACCTAGTTAAACTAGAGACCGGATGCGAATAGACATGCGTGAAATTGACGACTTTTTGAAGTCCCTTAGAAATCCTTTCACACAGACACATCTTCATTTTCTTGGAAACTTATCCAAATTGCTATTCTTTCTTCTGGTGAAAGGGGATATCTCTTTGCTGGGGGAATAACTGACAAAAGCACTGAGGGATAGAAAGAAATGCAGGTCCTCTTCTTTCTATGCAATGTGTTTATCAATGGTTTATGGGATCACATAATTGCTTTTTGAAGTTTTCAAGCAAAATGAaagtataagaataaaataaattttattaaattttttaatcctttttttcttaatacttataaatgaggaaaatcatttacttattcGGATTCAAGGTTTATATTCTAATCAACGCAATAAATATGCAGtcggtaaaaaagaaaaacagtaacaaaatatttttaatttattattattttttatcattttcttagtAGTAAAAAGATTGTTGATTGattcagaaaaacaattaaacaaatcaatttcttaaaatatatattaatcaacATAACAGATTCTCATCGACTTATTTTATGTACAATGTATGAAATGGAAAAAGGGAACACcttgattactttttatttaatcatattttcacGTACAAAGAGTCAgtaccatattttaagttacgaaaatgGGCAGAAAAGCACATTCTGTTCTGGATAAAAATACAAGTTTGTCTATAGttttaggtttttaattttcaaaatgcggAAACAGCCGCAATCTGGAGGATATGATCTGAAGTTACGGCAAAGAATggctttaattttaacttcgCTCTTCTattatctcgagaactttttgagtgtattaaaaaatgttcgcataaaattacaaaaaacattttatacacaaatttttaagcaaaaataattttatttataataaatatatttaataaataatagtaatatatattgaattgtaTGTTCTAGATATTTTTACatccttttaatttcaaaatacgaaCTTTCCGAGCAATCGATCAATTAGTTTttgagttatcaaattttaaaaaagtcagtttgcttaaaatttcatttatctcgaattattcaaccgatttcattcaaattttgcatttcgcaatttaaaattgcattccataaaattatataaaaatttgtatatcttgctattttatttcattttatccgtcgttgaacaaccgaccaaattttcgagtttacgactactaatgttcaacttcgtagccttgtaattttgaaccaatccagaagacaaggaaactcctgggtaagtacccccagaggtattgatttcttatgggaacatggaggactttgcgactcgacagatttaacgtgcatcagtcgccctttactacacggggattTCAAAAATCGGGATTCAGAATTTTTCCAACtcatattataaatacaaatataaaaaatattaaatattttctaactatttaaaactatattttttgcgTGGCATTACCtttggaaaaatgaatttttgcaattgtatgaaaattttttcgattcaaTCAAAAAGCAAAACGTTCTTGAGATATGACGAGATTGAGATATTATCATTGAGCAATTATTTCGAAGCTATTActatgaaattaacaaaaaaggacaaaatggaagacgtttttatttatttatatctgatattaatattgaaagtgAACATAATTTCAGCTTATTTTCCTCTTTCAATCATAAtccttaaaattatcaaagcaTATATATATGGATAACCATCAGCTAAATTATCtttctatataaaaaagaaaaattattttgctattatcAGCAATATTGACATACTTCAAAtgaatgtacagtgcgcaaaaaaataaatggacccACCGGAATAAAGTTTAATCTTAAGTTCGGATCTTcttgttctaggactcattcttaaggGTTCGAGAGGGTGccatcaaatatactaattaattagtccaaaagatattttaagttaggaaattagACATAAAAACGTTATCCGATTAAATATACCTTTCttcgacggattcagatttctgacccctaaaatATAGTAGTTTCAAtctagaaatattgttttaatagttttttcaggAATGCGCTTGAAAGTTAGGACCCTGTAATGTTAACTTtagtttttgcgtatttcactatatcccaattttttttaagcgaattgttGCATACAATTCCTACTAGATCAATCAATTCCTATTCGTTTcgccaaagataatttcatgcaaaatgaaacttttagtaaacatttaatattactttatttaagtcgaGAAACTTAAGAAATGTAAGGTGTGTAATTTTTCACcacttgcaattttaaatgtcaaaatacaaaatttaagcaaaatcagtcaaataagtcctgagaaataaaattaaaaaactcatatttttcgaaatttggtCCCCtgacttcttaatttttagtgtccattttttgtaacttaaaattcgTAACTATGAAAGCAAAAGCAAATTTAGAGGAAGGAATGTTTCGCGTTGACATGTGGTaaacaataatcaattaacTGTGTGAACAGGGCGAAACAAAAATCTTGGTAGAAAGTGTGCTTTCAGCTTCGCAGAGAAACGAAAACATAGGCAGACAAACAGCAGCCATgtgtggcaatttttttttaaaatgtaagttagTTAATATTAGTTTCTCGgaggcaaatttaaaatttgtaaattgaaaaatagttacaaatttaaggtatattgtttgaatcttatattttaagCCGATGGACTTACTCTTTTTCTCAAATGGAGAAATTAGTATTTTGCCGGACATAGATGTTCACTTGAAAAGcatctttgaaaagaaaaaggaatcgcaaggaaaaattttaaaagtctctttgtatttatttacaatatatatttacatcgAGTCCCCTGATCAAAGTAGCCTTTTTTTTTGTCCGTAAAATTATACtatgtaacaatttaaaaaaaattcgaattttacaattttctggGCATAACCATTTCGAAGTTCGTTCCGAACGGGGCATGATATCTTTAGATGGAATACGTGGAtgcaaaaaatgtacttaaaactttatttgcaaaacatttaaatgattcaaaagccAATCGATgcgaataaaaataacattttatatcaaaatgttctttaaatgttttgttaaatgtgcatgaaatttcaaatttttattaacgaatAATTTATGAGAGTAAGAAGcgtagaaattttttgaaattgcggTTACtgctacaaatatttttcttcattacagaagtaatttttacgCATACAATGTATGGTAAATTGCACCATACAGTACAAAATACAtcgataacagaaaaaaaattagatttaaatt is a window encoding:
- the LOC122270554 gene encoding tigger transposable element-derived protein 4-like codes for the protein MIWFKQARSANIPVNGTLLRGKALEIAEKLNVDFTPSNGWIDRMKKRAGLVYKTIKGDCNSVDLQEAEEWKAKLPEIISGYQPKNIFNMDECGLFFNLLPDKTFAFKGEPCHGGKNSKERLTILVGASMNGIEKLPILVIGKSKKPRCFRNVKSLPCDYDSNQKSWMTIKIFETYLKKLDSKMRKEKRNIIIFVDNCAAHSKENKYTNIKLQFLPPNSTSVLQPMDQGVIKVFKQHYKMRLVKRMLEGLENTGELKKVNMLEAIELIVSAWELITPSAIANCFRKAGFSDGDTTEEYLLEAEYEISDEDEETNVNFVNDWKSFKNKLNFTASFEEYVSVDDEILPCDMLTLEDICDVTNDTEEFSETEEDIAKPPSFSDARKGLDTFRKCIYTVENVPPEMFKFLQQLDNFHLKVGEKRQKQTTLHDFFSQKSS